The nucleotide window CGGAATTGGCCCGTCGGGTGATCGACAACGATCGCCGAGTGAATGCCTTGGACGTGGAAATGGACGAAGATTGCCTGCGCTTACTGGCCTTGCATCAGCCGACCGCAAGGGATTTGCGCTTCATCACAACGGCCATGAAAATCGCCACCGAGCTTGAGCGCATGAGCGACCTGGCTGAAAATATTTGCGAGCGCGCCATCGAATTAAACGAAGAGCCCCAGCTGAAGCCCTACATCGATATTCCACTCATGGCCAACTGGGCATTACGGATGGTAAAGAACAGCCTGAACGCGTTCGTCGACTACCACGCGCCGCTCGCCCGACAAGTCTGCGTCGACGACGATTACGTAGACAATCTCACCGAACAACTGTTCCGCGAGCTGCTGTCCTTCATGATCGAGGATCCCCAAACGATTTCCCGCGCGATCCG belongs to Nitrospirota bacterium and includes:
- the phoU gene encoding phosphate signaling complex protein PhoU, encoding MHRHFDDELTDLKDKLLRMGKLVEDQIQQALRALTERDSELARRVIDNDRRVNALDVEMDEDCLRLLALHQPTARDLRFITTAMKIATELERMSDLAENICERAIELNEEPQLKPYIDIPLMANWALRMVKNSLNAFVDYHAPLARQVCVDDDYVDNLTEQLFRELLSFMIEDPQTISRAIRLTFIGKYIERIADHATNVAELVVYMVEGKIIRHTTDAG